One region of Acidaminococcales bacterium genomic DNA includes:
- a CDS encoding HNH endonuclease: protein MPRKPKRPCSHPGCPNLTDSRFCPAHQQEENRHYEKYQRDPGTKKRYGKEWKAIRDRYAALHPLCEECGKEGRLTPAQEVHHILPLSQGGAHEDGNLMSLCTVCHSRITAKEGGRWREK, encoded by the coding sequence ATGCCAAGAAAGCCAAAGCGCCCCTGTTCACATCCCGGCTGTCCAAATTTGACTGACAGCCGCTTCTGCCCTGCGCATCAGCAAGAGGAAAACAGGCACTACGAAAAGTACCAGCGCGACCCCGGCACGAAAAAACGTTACGGCAAAGAGTGGAAAGCCATCCGCGACAGGTACGCCGCTTTGCATCCGCTTTGTGAAGAGTGCGGGAAAGAAGGCCGGCTCACGCCAGCGCAGGAAGTGCACCATATCCTGCCCTTGTCACAAGGCGGCGCCCATGAGGATGGTAATCTCATGAGCCTGTGTACTGTCTGCCACTCCAGGATTACCGCCAAAGAGGGCGGGAGATGGCGCGAAAAATGA
- a CDS encoding HNH endonuclease — protein sequence MRITNTYESSNDGTTLVGCADGRSFMVDTSDILLVAQYQWWIDRNGYVKSKVNNHQLLISRFLLGVYEKSGSVFVDHISGDTLDNRRRNLRICQPSENIKNRKLNANNKTGYKGVSLHRKLRKYRADIRAGGGKTIYLGVYDSPEEAAAAYDRAASLHHGQFARTNAQIQGDPRNDNSQAL from the coding sequence GTGCGCATAACAAACACATACGAAAGCTCCAATGACGGAACAACACTTGTCGGATGCGCCGATGGACGATCATTCATGGTCGATACTTCCGATATCTTATTGGTTGCTCAATATCAGTGGTGGATTGATAGGAACGGATATGTGAAATCGAAAGTCAACAATCACCAGTTGTTGATATCTCGTTTTCTGCTCGGTGTCTACGAGAAGAGCGGATCTGTATTTGTGGATCACATATCAGGGGATACGCTCGACAACCGTCGCAGAAACCTTCGAATATGCCAACCGAGCGAAAACATCAAGAATCGAAAGCTAAACGCAAACAACAAGACGGGATATAAGGGTGTCAGCTTGCATCGAAAGCTAAGAAAGTATCGGGCGGATATTCGAGCGGGAGGCGGCAAAACGATATATCTTGGCGTTTACGATTCACCAGAAGAAGCGGCTGCGGCATACGACCGAGCCGCTTCTTTGCATCACGGACAATTTGCGCGCACTAACGCGCAAATACAAGGAGACCCGCGAAATGATAATAGCCAAGCGCTATGA
- a CDS encoding ParB N-terminal domain-containing protein: MIIAKRYEMVPLDDIVAYARNARKHSKEQIMQIRASFREFGVLSPCLVDEKYNLIAGHGRLEAARAEGLTEINCVVVEGLTDAQRKAFIIADNRLALNAGWDEELLALEFGELKDLGFDLELTGFDVASKEKAATLMGRDYKDMQAAITPQYAVRRLTPTECALLQGFPPDWCAYLETPAPDEEEISFWMEVFETYRLAAGKSSKPKSRRQIVKWLRNPHSDSAEYKMWGNGVALPCVCFVLGGIVRNAEQ, encoded by the coding sequence ATGATAATAGCCAAGCGCTATGAAATGGTTCCACTTGACGACATAGTTGCATATGCAAGAAACGCACGAAAGCACTCAAAAGAACAGATTATGCAGATTAGAGCAAGTTTTCGGGAGTTCGGTGTCCTCTCTCCTTGCTTGGTTGATGAGAAATACAACTTGATAGCAGGACACGGACGGCTTGAGGCTGCTCGCGCCGAAGGGCTAACCGAAATCAACTGCGTCGTTGTCGAGGGGCTTACCGATGCGCAAAGAAAAGCGTTCATCATCGCCGATAACCGTCTGGCGCTAAACGCCGGATGGGACGAGGAACTCTTGGCTCTGGAATTCGGGGAACTCAAAGACCTCGGCTTTGACCTCGAACTGACCGGCTTCGACGTGGCCAGCAAGGAGAAGGCCGCCACCCTCATGGGCAGGGACTACAAAGACATGCAGGCGGCAATCACTCCGCAGTACGCCGTCAGAAGGCTCACGCCGACCGAGTGCGCCCTGCTCCAGGGTTTCCCGCCCGACTGGTGCGCATATTTAGAAACGCCGGCGCCTGACGAAGAAGAAATATCCTTCTGGATGGAAGTCTTTGAAACCTATAGGCTTGCCGCGGGAAAAAGCAGTAAACCCAAAAGCCGGCGCCAAATTGTCAAATGGCTGCGAAACCCTCACAGTGACAGCGCCGAATACAAGATGTGGGGCAACGGCGTGGCGCTTCCCTGCGTATGCTTTGTTCTTGGCGGCATTGTCCGCAACGCGGAGCAATGA
- a CDS encoding DUF4314 domain-containing protein translates to MNFPNKETVERVRKQYPQETRIELVSMNDPYATLKPGDRGTVFHVDDAATVFVNWDNGSTLGAVYGEDEIRLLSKAELVKWQCHMVAKTGRTNMFDSKAAFEIALELGFDELADFIFMDTKAYGTLILTGELSDGDLKEWP, encoded by the coding sequence ATGAACTTTCCAAACAAAGAAACGGTCGAGCGGGTACGCAAACAGTACCCGCAAGAAACAAGGATTGAGTTAGTGTCGATGAACGACCCCTACGCCACACTTAAGCCCGGTGACAGAGGCACAGTATTCCATGTGGACGATGCCGCTACGGTCTTCGTGAACTGGGACAACGGCTCCACCCTCGGCGCGGTCTACGGCGAGGACGAGATAAGGCTTCTTTCCAAAGCGGAACTCGTGAAGTGGCAATGCCACATGGTGGCGAAAACGGGCCGCACGAATATGTTCGACAGCAAGGCGGCTTTCGAGATTGCCTTGGAGCTGGGCTTCGACGAACTCGCCGACTTCATCTTCATGGACACCAAAGCCTACGGGACGCTTATTTTGACGGGTGAGTTGAGCGACGGCGACCTCAAGGAATGGCCGTAA
- a CDS encoding terminase large subunit, which translates to MGGYKYLPTALILPTSRYDKRRADFAVNFISMLKHTTGEWCGKPFRLMPWQERIVRDIFGIVDADGYRQFRTAYVEVGKKNGKSELAAAIALYLLFADGEAGAEVYSCAADINQASIVFNTAKAMVEQCSDLNKISKLVPSTKRIIFPHTNSFYRVLSSETKSKQGFNVSGLIFDELFAQQTRELFDTMTKYTGDARRQPLYFLITTAGRDKTSICYEIHCKAQAVIDGSKIDPAFYPAVFGIKDGDDWQDERVWRRVNPSWRDHTL; encoded by the coding sequence GTGGGCGGCTACAAATATCTACCGACAGCTTTAATACTTCCCACATCGCGTTACGACAAGCGGCGAGCCGACTTCGCGGTGAACTTCATATCCATGCTGAAGCATACCACCGGCGAGTGGTGCGGGAAACCGTTTCGGCTCATGCCGTGGCAGGAGCGGATAGTCCGCGACATCTTCGGCATCGTGGACGCGGACGGCTACCGGCAGTTTCGCACCGCATATGTTGAAGTCGGCAAGAAAAATGGCAAGAGCGAACTGGCGGCGGCAATCGCCCTCTATCTTCTCTTTGCCGACGGTGAGGCGGGCGCCGAAGTCTATTCCTGCGCCGCCGACATCAACCAGGCGAGTATCGTGTTCAATACGGCCAAAGCAATGGTGGAACAATGCTCAGACCTGAACAAGATTTCCAAACTTGTGCCGTCCACCAAGCGGATAATCTTCCCGCACACAAACTCCTTTTACAGAGTGCTGTCAAGCGAAACCAAATCAAAGCAGGGGTTCAACGTGTCGGGGCTTATTTTCGATGAGCTGTTCGCGCAGCAAACCAGAGAACTTTTCGATACCATGACCAAATATACGGGCGACGCGAGGCGCCAGCCGCTGTACTTTCTCATTACCACGGCGGGCAGGGACAAAACAAGTATCTGCTACGAAATTCATTGCAAGGCTCAGGCCGTGATTGACGGCTCAAAAATTGACCCGGCGTTCTATCCCGCAGTGTTCGGCATCAAGGACGGCGACGACTGGCAGGACGAGCGGGTATGGCGGCGGGTGAATCCGTCTTGGCGTGACCATACCCTTTGA